The genomic interval CGAAGCCGCAGCCCTCCGTCACCGCTACTCCGTCACCCGGCCGATGACCAGCCAGGTCGCGAGCGTCACCGCGAGCAACACCGCGATCGGGACCCACAGCAGGCGCATCGCCTGGAGGATGCCCGCGTCACCGATCAGAAAGCCCATGGCGGCCGGGACGGCGGCGATCCCGGCGGCGGAGGTGACCGCGGCGATGGCGTTGACCGGGGCGCTGTGCTCGGGGACGGCCTCGGTCCCGTAGGCCAGCATCGTCGGGTACAGCCCCGACAGCACCAGCCCGATGAGGAAGAAGCCGGCAAGCAGCGCTAGCCCCTCGGCGAAGAAGAAGGTGTAGAGGAAGGCGGGGACGAGCAGGGCGGCCTGTACGAGTCCCAGACGGGCGTAGCCAAAGCGCTCCGAGAGCCGCCCCGACGCCAGCCGGCCGGGGATGTACGCGGCGAGCATGATACTCAGCGAGGCCGTCGCGAGCGGGCCCGAGAGCCGGCCGTCGGCGAACGTCGTCAGCCACGTGAACAGCCCGCCCTCGACGCCGGCCGAGAGAAACAGCGTCACCGCCGTCGCCAGCACCTCGGGCTGGCGACCGATCCGACGGAGTTCGGCCATGTCGAGGGTGTCGTCGCCGCCGTCGACCGTCGGCGTCGGGAGATACCACACCAGCCCGACCAGCGGGACGAACGCGAGCCCGAGCGTGAAGTAGGCCAGCCGCCAGTCGCCCAGCCAGACGGCCGCCGCGACCAGCGCCGGCCCGAGGGTCGCGCCGACCGCCCACATCATGTCGTAGTAGCTAAAGAGCCGCCCCCGCTGGGCCGGGTAGAGGTGGCTCAACAGCGGCCGGTCGGTCCCCCGGCCGACGCCGGTAAAGAGCCCGCGGCCAGCGAGCGCGGACAGGAACAACAGGAACGACGGGGCGACGCCCATGAAGAAGATCCCGACGCCGGTCCCGACGAAGCCGACCAGGAGCAGACGGCGCGTGTCGAAGTGGCTCGCGACCGCGCCGACGAGCATCACGACCAGCAGATACCCGAGCGTCCCGGCGGGCGCGACCAGCCCCAACTGCCAGTCGGGGGCGCCAAACGTGGTCCGCAGTTCGGGGATGACCGCCCCGCGCATCTGCAGGCCGGCCCCCTCCAGCGCGACGTACGCGAAGACGGCCAGCGTCCACCACCGCCTGGTGTCTCGTTCCGTCTCGGCCCCGTGGACGTTGGCCGTCTCGTTCATACTCCACCCTGTGTGGCCTAGTGGAAAAATATTTTGTATATAGTAGTACAATCCTCTCCCATGTCTGGCGACGCGCTCCGGGACCACCTCGCGACGTTCGGGCTCTCGGAGAAGGAGATCGAGGCCTATCTGGCCGTCCTGAAGGCCGGCACGGCGACGACGGGGGAGGTATCGCGGGCCGCCGATGTCTCGCAGGGGTACGTCTACGACATCGCCGCGGCGCTGGCCGACCGTGGGTTGGTGACGATCGACGAGACACAGAGTCCGACGGTGTTGCGCGCCCGACCGCCCGAGGACGCCATCGGCGCGCTGTCGACGCGGGTCGAGGAACTCGGCGAGACGATCGACGACCTCTACGAACAGCCCGCCGACGGGGGGCCGCCCGTCGAGGTCGTCCACTCGCGGGCGACCGTCCGCAAGCGCGCACGGAGCGCACTCGACGTGGCCGACCACGAGGCGCTGCTGGTCGTGCCGGCACCGGAGATCGAACACCTCCGCACGGCGCTGGCCGACGCCCAGGAGCGGGGCGTGTTCGTCTACCTGCTGGCGGTCGCGCCGCTGTCCGCCGACGCCCTCGACGAGGAGTGGGGACGGATCGCAGACGTGGCCCGGACCTGGGACGCGACGGCGCCGGTCCACGTCATCGCCGACGAGACGCGGGGGCTGATGGGTGCCCACGGCGTCCTCTCGGGCCGACACGGCGAGGAGTACGCGCTGGCGTTCACCCAGCGGGAGATCGGCAGCGGCTTCTTCGGGAACGTCGTCGCGAACTTCTGGCCGATGGGCGAGGACCGCCACGTCACGGAGCCGGACCCGTTGCCGGCGACCTACGACCACCTCCGGACCGCCGCGACCAACGCCGCGCTCCACCGGGCGGCCGGCCGGGACCTCCTTGCGGACGTGACCGTCACCGGCCTCGACAGCAGCGAGCGGACCTACGAGCGGGTCCCGGTCGTCGAGGTCCGCCAGGGGCTCGTCGGTGACCCGACCAACGACTTCCCGATGGAGAACAGCCTCGTGTTCGAGACCCCCGACGGCCGCGTCTCCGCCGGCAACACACAGGGCGGGATCAGACCGTTCTACGAGGGATACGGGGCGACGGCGGTGACGCTGTACTCGGGGTGAGTCGCGAGCGTCCGATCAGGCGACCTCGGGGCGGTACCACACTGGCCCCGCGGCGGAGGCGCTGACGACGTACTCCGCGAGGGGGAACTGGACGACGACGGGTCCCGAGTCGTCGCTGCCGACCAGTTGTGCGAGCGCACCGGGGTCGACGCTGTCGTACAGCGGGTCGATCTCCAGCGCGTCCCGGCCGATCGCCCCGGCCAGCGCCGTCACGATGGCGGTCCCGACATCCGGGCTCTCGGCCCAGTCGAACCGCCCGAGGAACCGCCAGTCGTTCCCGCCGGAGCGGTCGATCTCGGCCACGCCGGTCACCGTCCGGATCGCCTCGCCGAGCCTGGGGAGGTCCGTCTTCGCCGCCGTCCGGCGGAGGACGATGTCGGCGACGCCGTCGGACCGGCTGTTCGGTACGTCGGAGGTGAGCAGCACCGTCGCGACAGTCGCCCGGACCGTCCGTGCGGCCGTCAGCACGGAGAGCGCACGCTCGGCCCGGGGCGCTTCGCTCACGACACAGTCGATGTCGGTCGCGTCGAGGCTGGACAGGGCCGCCTCGGCGGAGCCCGCGACACTGGGGAGGATCTCCCGATCGGTGGCGAAAAAGTCCACGAACCGTTCCCGCTCGGCCGCACGCTCCGTCACCAACAGTGCTGCGACAGTGCTCCCCTGCATGTCATCGATAGGCAGAGCGGCGAGATAACCGTTGCTCCCCGACAGATCACGACCCGTCGACCGCGTCTGTCGCCTCGGCCAGCGTGAACGCCCCTTCGTAGAGGGCGCTGCCGACGACTACGGCGGCCGCACCGGCATCCCGGAGCGCGACCACGTCGTCGACGGTCGCGACGCCCCCGCTCGCGATCACCGGGATGTCGACGGCCTCCACCAGCCGTTCGACTGGGTCGGTCCGGACACCCGCGAGTTGGCCCTCCACGTCGACATCGGTAAAGAGGATTCCGGCGGCACCGCGGTCCGCGTACCGCTGTGCGGCCTCGGCGGGGTCCAGCCCGGTCCCCTCGGTCCACCCCGAGACGACGACCTCGCCGTCTTTCGCGTCCAGGCTCACCAGCACGCTGCCGGGGTGGCTCTCGCTGATCTCGGCGACGATCTCGGGGGTCTCGACGGCGGCGGTCCCGAGGATGACACGGTCGACGCCCCGATCGAGCAGGGAGACGGCGTCGTCGACGGTCCGGATCCCTCCGCCCAACTGGACGCCAACGTCGTCGTCGACGGCGTCCAGGACGGCGTCGATAGCCGCGGCGTTCTTGCGCTCGCCCTCGAAGGCACCGTCGAGGTCGACCAGGTGCAACGTTCCGGCGCCGGCGTCGATCCACCGCCGTGCGGCCTCGACCGGGTCGCCGTAGGTCTTCTCGGTGCCGCGCTCGCCGCCGACCAGTTGGACGACCTGCCCGTCCTGCATGTCCACGGCCGGAACGACCTCGAACTCGGGGAACATGGACGTGGCTGGGTCGGCATCGGTCGAAAGCGTGTCGGTAGCGATGTCTGAGCGCCAGCGAAGACATCGAGGCGGAACGGCGAACGTAGTGAGCCGTGGAGCGGTGGGAGTTGTGCCGAGCGCCAGCGAAAACATCGAGGCGGAACGGCGAACGTAGTGAGCCGTGGAACGGTGGAGGAGGTGAGCCGTGGAACTGGGAGCGTTCGAGCCCCGGACTTTTGCCGCTGTCCGCGAAACGGTAGGGTATGTCGCCCGGTGTTCCACTGCTCTCGCCGCTCGCTCGGCGTCTCGAAGCCGTCATGTTCGGCCGCTACGAGGCACAGTACCGGCTGTTCACACAGGCAGTGCTGGTCGTCGCCGTCGCACTGTCGCTGGCGTGGGGGCTGGTGACCGTCGGGCTCGTCGATGCTGGTCCCGCCTGGGAAGAGGTACTCGCGACGGCCGCGAGCGTCGCCGTCTCGGCGTTCGTCGTCGTCGGCCTCCTCCAGTTTCTCGCCCTGGCGAACGTCCTCCAGCGGACCAACGAGGATGTCGCGACACAGGCTGCGGAACTCGAACAGGCCGCCGAGCAGTTAGAACAGACCGTCGACGAACTGGAGACGACCGTCGATTCGGTCGAGGACGCCGCCGAGACGGTCGACGAGGCCGCCGTCGAGGTCGAGCAGACGGCCGACGAGGTCGAACGGACCGCGGCCGAGACCGGTTCCGACGACGCCGCAGAGACCGTGACCGAAGTCAAGGACAAGGCGACCGAGGCACAGACGAAGACGAGCGACGCCAAGGAGACCGCCGCGTCCGTCACCGAGGAAGTCGAGGCCGCGAAGGAGACCGTCTCCGAGGTCGAGGAGACGGCCGCCGAGAAACGGCAGCGACTCGCAAGCAACGAGGACGACCCCGGGGACGCTCCCAGCGGGGACGACCCCGAGGACGCCTGATCGAACGAGCGTCGACCGGTCCGGTCCTGCCGGCCGATTCCGAAGACGGTACCCTTTACCCCCGCCAGCGTCTGGCAGGTGTATGGTCGAGGTTCTCTTCGCGCTGGGGCTCGTCGTCGCGGTCTTCGTCGGATTCAACATCGGGGGCTCCTCGACGGGCGTGGCCTTCGGCCCGGCGGTCGGGTCGAACACGCTGACGAAGCTCTCGGCGGCGGCCCTGATGACGGTGTTCGCGCTGGCCGGTGGACTGCTCGTCGGCCCGGCCGTCGTCCAGAGCCTGGGCAGCGACCTGGTCGGGACCCAGTTCTCGCCGCTGATCAGCATCGTCGTCCTCTTTTTCATCGGGACGGCGCTGTTTCTCTCGAACGTGGCCGGCGTGCCCGCGTCGACCTCGATGACGGCCGTCGGCGCCATCGCCGGCCTGGGGCTGGCCCAGAACACGCTCAACGCGGGACTGATGCTCGAAATCGTCTCGTGGTGGCTCGTCTCGCCGATCATCGCCTTCTGGGTCAGCGGCGTCATCGGCCGGTACTTCTACCCGACGCTGGTCGAGTGGTTCGCCGTCTCACAGAGCGAGGGCGCGCTCGTCGAGCGGGACGACTCGGGGTTCCCCTGGGTCCGACTGGGCGAGAACACCACCCCACGCGAGTTCGTCGGGACCGTCGTCGTCATCGGGATCGGCTGTTACATGGGCTTCTCGGCCGGGGCGTCGAACGTCGCCAACGCCGTCGCGCCGCTGGTCGGCAACGGCTCGCTGGACCTGTACCCGGCGATCCTGCTGGGCGGCGGTGCGATCGGGCTGGGCGCGTTTACCATCGCCCGACGGACGATGGACACGGTCGGGAACGACCTCACCGATCTCCCGCTGGTGGCGGCCATCGTCGTCGCGGCGGTCGCCTCGACGATCGTCACCTTCCTCTCGGCGCTGGGGATCCCCGCCAGTTTCGTCATCATCGCCACGATGAGTATCGTCGGGCTGGGCTGGGGGCGGGCGACACGGACGACGCGGCTCTCGGACACCGTCCAGGGTGAAGCACCCGACGTTTCGGTCGGGGCGCTGACCGCCGACGCAGAGGACGCCCCGACCGTCGGCGGCCAGAAGGGGACGCCCGAGCCAAAGGACACGGAACCGATCGGCGAGGAGTCGGGCGAAGACCTCCCGAAAGCGTCGGACCTGTTCGAGCCCGCGACGACGGCTCGCGTCATCTTCCTGCAGAACATCGTCCCCTCGATCGCGACCGTCGCCGCCTACCTCGTCTTTCGGTTTCTCCCGGTGGCCTAACCTTCACGATTGTTCGCCCCGCGGTGTTGAAGGGCAAAGTCTAACAAGTCGGCGTTCGAACCCGTCAGGTGATGCCCACGGTAGAGTACCTTAACTACGAAGTAGTGGACGACAACGGCTGGGATATCTACGACGACGACCTCTTCGAGAAGGCCGGCGACGCGGGCCTTGGCGAAGAGGACCACGGAACGATCGAAGTCAACGAAGGCGAGTACATCCTCGAAGCGGCGGAGGCACAGGGCTACGACTGGCCCTTCTCGTGCCGCGCCGGCGCCTGTGCGAACTGTGCTGCCATCGTCGTCGAGGGCGACATCGACATGGACATGCAGCAGATCCTCAGCGACGAGGAAGTCGAAGAGAAGAACGTCCGCCTGACCTGCATCGGCAGCCCCCGACGCCGACGAGGTCAAGATCGTCTACAACGCGAAGCATCTCGACTACCTGCAGAACCGCGTCATCTGACGCTCTCTGCAGTTTTCACCGTCTTCCCCCCTCCGGCAGCGGCGGCGCCGCTGACCGGAACCATTAGGGGTTCACACCAAGTGGTGACAGTCGTGCTCGGGTCGATACCGGACCTGTTGCGACTGGTCGCCGTCCCGGTCTTCGGGTGGGCGGCGTACCGCGACGTGAAGACGCGTCGGATCCCCAACCAGATCTGGGGGCCGCTGGCGCTGTTCGCGGCCGGCCTGCTGGTCTGGGACGCGTACACGGTACTGAACACGGCCGGCGGACGGCTGTTCTTCCTCCGTGTCGCGATCAGCCTCGGGTTCGTCCTGCCGCTGTCGTACGCCTTCTGGCGGATCGGCGGGTTCGGCGGGGCCGACGCGAAGGCGTTCATGCTGATCGCCGTCCTCTTTCCGGTCTATCCCACCTATCTGCTGTCCTCGCCGTCGGTGGCGCTGCCGCTGGAACCGACCACGCTGGGCGTGTTCTCGCTGACGATCCTCTCGAACACCGTGCTGGCCGGCGTCGTCTACCCGATCGGGGTGGCCGCGAGCAACGTCGCCCGCGGGGAGTTCGACCTCGCGATGTTCATCGGGAAACCCGTCGCTGTCGGCGAGATAACCGACGAGTACGGCAGGCTGCTCGAATCGCCGGACGGGTTCACCCGGCGCGGGCTGGACCTGGACGCGCTCCGGATGTATCTCCAGTACCGCGGGCTGACGCTCGCGGAGGTGCTGGCCGACCCCGAGCGGTACCGCGATCCAGCGTCGCTCCCGACGGATCCGAACCCGCCCGGTGACGGCTCGCTGGCGACCGACGGCGGCGAACCGGTCACGGTGCCGGACGACACGGACGGGACGGCGGGCACGGCCGACCCCTGGGGCGCCCAGCAGTTCCTCGACGACATCGACCACTCGGCCTACGGCGCGACGCCGACCCAGCTCCAAGAGGGACTGGACGTACTGGTCGAGGAAGAGGAGGTGTGGGTCTCGCCGGGCATCCCGTTCATCGTCCCGATGTTCGCCGGCCTGGTCGTCTCGCTGACCTACGGCGACGTGCTCTTCGCGATCATGCAGGCTGTCGGGCTGGCGTAGCGCGGGGTCGCTACGCCCGGTAGATGCGGGCCTCGTAGGGCGACAGCGAGAGCGTTCGTCCCGCCGCTGTCGGGTCCTCGTAGTTCCCGATCATCGGCTCCAGTTCCGCGGGGTCGGCGTCGCTCGGGAGTTCGTAGGTCGCCGGCTCCTCGCTCCAGTTGAGCACGACCAGCGCCCGCTCCTCGCCCAGCGTCCGCCGGTAGGCCCACACCTGCGGGTCGTCCTCGGTCAGCAGGTCGTAACTCCCGTACACGAGCAGGTCGCTGTCGCCGCGCAGTTCGATCAGTTCCCGGTAGTAGTGCCAGACCGACGCCGGGTCCGCGCGGGCGGCCGCGACGTTGATCTCGTCGTGGTTGGGGTTGACGGCGAGCCAGGGGTCGTCGTCGGTGAAGCGGGCGTTCTCGGAGTCGTCCCACTGCATCGGCGTCCGAGCGTTGTCCCGACACCGGTAGCGGATGAGCTCCTGTACGTCCTCGAAGCCGTCGATCTCGCCGTCCTCGATCGCCCCCTCGATCCGGTTGGTCGCGTCGGCGTCCTGGATCTCGTCGAGGCTCGACCACGGGTAGTTCGTCATCCCGATCTCGTCGCCCTGAAGGAGGAAGGGGGTCCCCTGGAGCGAGAACAGCAACGTCGCCAGCAGTTTCGCCGACTCCCGCCGGTACTGGCCGTCGTCGCCCCACCGCGAGACGATGCGGGGCCAGTCGTGGGTGCCCAGGAACACCGTGTTCCAGGCGTCGTCCCCGTCGAGTTCCCGCTGCCACTTCGAGAGGATCTCGCGCAGGTCGTCCAGTTCCCAGGGGTCGACCTTCCACCACCCCTCGTCGTCGTCGAAATCCAGCAGGACGTGCTCGTAGTGATACAGCATGTTCAGGCCGTCCCCGCTGGTGCCGCAGTACCGTTTTGCGTCCTCGACGCCGGCGTCGATCCCCTCGCCGACGGTCATCACGTCGAAGTCGGCGAACGTCTCCTCGACCATCTCGGCGACGTAGTCGTGCGCCTTCGGGCCGTTCGCGAACAGCTCCGAGCCGACCCACCCCTCCTCTTCGTCGCCATCCGGGAGGTCGGTGGGCTTGGAGATCAGGTTGAACACGTCCATCCGGAAGCCGTCGATCCCCTTCTCCAGCCACCAGTTTATCATCTCGTATACCTCCTCGCGGACGGCCTCGTTCTCCCAGTTGAGATCGGGCTGTTTCTCGTCGAACAGATGGAGGTAGTACTGCTCGCGGGCCTCGTCGTACTCCCAGGCCGACCCGCCGAAGCCGGAGGTCCAGTTGTTCGGCGGTTCGCTGCCGTCGCCGTCGTGCCACCAGTAGTAGTCGGTGTAGGGGTCCTCCCGCTGGCGGGACTTCTGGAACCACACGTGCTCGTCCGAGGTGTGGTTGACGACCAGATCCATGATGAGGCGCATGTCCCGGTCGTGCATCTCCGCGAGCAGTTCATCGAAGTCGCTCATCGTCCCGTACTCGGCCAGAATCGAGCGGTAGTCCCGGATGTCGTAGCCGTTGTCGACGTGTGGTGAGTCGTACAGCGGATTGACCCAGACGATCTCGACGCCCAAGTCGTCCAGGTAGTCCAGGCGGTCGATGATCCCCTGGATGTCCCCGACCCCGTCGCCGTCGCTGTCGTTGAAGCTCTGCGGGTAGATCTGGTAGACGAACGATTCCTTCCACCACGCGCGGTCGATGTCGTCTGGCTCGTCAGCACTCACGGGTGACTCTGCCCGTGCATCGGTAGCTCGGGGCTTAAATCCACCCGGGGTCAGTACCCCACGACCGCGGCGACGATCCCGGCGGTCTGGCCGACTCCCGTCAGCGCGAGGCCGGCAGGGACGAGCAGGGGGCCCACGCTGGCGACGCCGGCCACGTAGACGCCTGCTCCGACGACGCTGAGTGCGGCTCCGACGGTGTAAATGGACGCCAACCGATCGACGTGCTGGCCGGTGTAAGCGAGTCCGGCCGCGGGAATCAGCATCCAGGCGACGACCGTCGCGGTCAGCGCCGGCCGGATCGGCGGTGTCGCGAGCAGTCCCGCGGTCCCGACGAGCGTCGCCACCAGGCCAGCGAGCAGGACCAGCTTCCAGGCCCGCAACACCCCACTGGTCATCTCGCGCCACGAGAGGGCGGTGAACACGACGATGACGGTGTCCATCACCAGGTGCGCGATGAGGACCGTCCGGAGTGCGAGCACGTCGACGTGTGCGGCCAGCGCGAACGTCCAGGCCAGCGGAACCAACACGACCGGTCCGTTCTCGCGGAGACGGCGGAGCATACCGGACGGTCGGCCCCGACCACCATAGCGGCTGGGACGGCCGTGCTGGCTTGCTGACTCTCGGCCCGGGTGACTCGTGGTAGCACTCACCAGCGATTCGCCGTCTCGCGGTTCTGCCATCTCACCTGGGGTACACGTATCGGAACTGTTATCCGTGGTCTCGGCGTCCCTTCAGATGCAATGGCGAAAGGAACGGTTGATTTCTTCAACGACACTGGCGGTTACGGTTTCATCGATACTGAGGACGAGGACGAGGACGTTTTCTTCCACATGGAAGACGTTGGCGGCCCGGACCTCGAAGAGGGACAGGAAGTCGAATTCGACATCGAACAGGCTGACAAGGGTCCGCGCGCGACCAACGTCACCCGACTGTAAGGCGACTTCTGCCTGCAGTTATTCACTCGATCGGCCAGCGACCGCGCCGGCGCTCGGCGGCCCGACTCACTCACCCGACAGCGCCGCGCTCGCCCGGTAGACCAGTTCCACCGGGAGCCCCTTCGCGTCCGTCGGTGGCTCGGGCGGGAGCGTCCGCAGTGCCCCGTCGCCCGGTGCGGCCGTGTACGCGAGCACCACCGCGTCGAGTACGTCGGCCACGGTGACCGCGTGGCCGGCCGTCTCGTCGGCGGCCCGCTGGACGGTCGGGGCGGCGTCCCGGTCGTAGTGGGCCAGCACCCGCATCCGCTCGGCGTAGCCCGCCGCCGTCCCGCGGGGCTGTTCGAGCGGATCACCGGCGAGCGCCCGGAAACACAGTTCGGGATCTGACGACCGGATCACTGCGGCGGCTTCCGGCACTTCCTGGAGGAGTTCGTCGAGCATCGCGATCCCGTCGCGGGCCTCGAAGGCGGCCTCCGACAGCGCCTCGCCGCTCTTGCGTTCGTGGACGCGACCCGCGGCCGAGTACCGCCGCTTGCGGGTCGCCTCCCGGACCGGCGGCGTGTAGACGGTCCCGGCCTGTGGCCCCAGCACTCGCCGGGCGAGGTCGTCACACCGTCTGGCGGGGTCGCCGGACTCGACCAGGCCGACCGGGAGATCGACCAGAATCCGCCGTGCCGTCTCCTCGTACCGCGCCCAGCAGTCGCCGATCCCGTCACACACGGCGACGTGGTCGAACCCCTCGGTCCCGAACGCCACCGCCAGCCACGACTCGTCACACCAGGTGATCCCGACGTAGTAGTCGGCCGCGTCGTCGGCCATTGTCGACTATCGTCGGTGCGTGGAGAAAAAGCTGACCCGACTCTGTCGGGGAGTGACGGGCCGCTCACATGTCGTTTCGGAGGATTCCGCCTTCCTTCCGGACCGTAGCGACTGCCCGGTGACGGAACCCCCTGGCAGAACTGTGGGCGGAAGAAGCCTGGGCCGGAATTTGAACCAGAGGAAGACTCGCTACGCTCGTCTTCCAGGCATTCAAATCCCGGTCCGTCTCGTACGACGATACGGGATGCGGCGCGACGAGACGCGCCGCTCGCAGGTGATCTCCAAGAAGAGCCTAAGCCGGAATTTGAACCAGAGCCAGACGGTCCTGCTCACTCCCTGCGGTCGTTGCGCGGGCTGCGACTGGCAGGGATTCAAATTCCGACTTTAGCTTTCGCTCCTCACGTTCGTTCGTCGCAGAAAGCCTAGGCCGGAATTTGAATCCGGGGTCTCGTCCTTACCAAGGTCCTGGTCGACACCGGACCAAATCGGACGTTTCACAGCTACTATTGCTGGTTCTCGACCGTTTCCGGTCCTTCTCATCCCGAAATCACTACACGAGCCTATAAATAAGCGATGATACATTCTCGGGAGCCACAGGCGCACGTTCCGGAAAACAACCCACAGAACCAGCCGTGGCCGTTGAAATTGATGGCACCGGACCGTTCTCTTGATCATTTCTCAGGGCCGTGCGGAAAGCCGAACTACGTCAACAGTTATGGCCTTCACTATTCACTGACGATAGATGCACTGTCTGGAATCGGATTCAGCGACGAAACCGGCACTTCGTAGTTGTAATGGTCAAAATTCGACTTCTTCCGGTCCGCATCAAGTACCATCTCTTCCGTTGCCGTTCCTATGAGATTCACCGTGACATCTTCTAACGTATCTTCCAACGCCCCCTCCAAATGAGCGAGAACGTAATACTCTGAGTCAACACGCCACTCCTTAACCGGTAAGGCGTACGGCTCTTTCCGACTGGTTTTCACATCAACCGTCCGCTTGATGCCATCGATAGAAACCTCGAAATCAACACCACCATCTGACCATCGTACAAGTTCCGTATCAATCTGCAAATCAGCATAGATAGCGAACGCCATCTCACCCAAGAGTCCGATTACGTGTCGGTCTTCAGGGTCAACACCCCACGTTCTGGCATAGTTGTCCCAGTCTTCCCGCTTCTCAAACGATTGATTTCGCTCACTGGCCTTTCGATACACCGTTCTGACCAGTCGTGGCGGTATCTCCACAGCGGTAGTCATTCAGGAGGATTACCCTACCACCCCGTAAATATCTACTGTGCCCCGATTTCTGTACGTACATATGGGCTTGTATGTACATACAGACGGGGAGTTGAGAAGAGTCTCAACGAAACCCGGCCAACGGTTTTGGTGGCATGTTCTCACTCAGTTTCAATTCTATATCGAACTGTACAGCCCGTGATGGCCCGAGATTCAGTTATTCCTTCACGACCTCTGGAAGGCGATCCGCAGCAAAGTGATTCGTGAACTCCCTGAGCGACTCTCTGATGCTATGCGGAGTCCGGTCGGATTCGCCCTCTATCACATCAAGTTGCTTAGCTATCGTCTTTATTTCTGCAGATAAGTCAACATGGCATACCTCTCCCTGTGTATCCTCTTGGAGCTTTGATTGCCACAGTGTCCATCGCAGTCCATCAGTCCCAATGGCGACAAGATACTCGTGATTGATGTCTCGCAGGTATCTACAGAACGTGTTTACCTCTATGTAGTCGCGAATATCATCGGTTGCTGCGCGTTCCGATTGTTGTTCCCTGTTTGCCGCCTTCGCTTCGAGTATGCAAACTAAAGCGGAATCCACCTGTTCAAGCAGGTAGTCTGGACGTTTCGCTTCGACACTTCTGAATGTGGTCGGGCGGCGGACGAAGTATGCACCTGTCCCATCGTATTCTGGTGATGCAGGGTCGGTGTAACCAAGTCCATGTAAAATCGGCTCAATGAGATACTGCTCAGTGAACATCTCTGGCTGCTGTCCGACAAGTGGTCCTTGCAGTGTCTGTGGTTTGTCAGCATCCAGAACCCGCCTTAGCTCGCCGCCTTCACCCAACTCCCGAAATTTGAGAGGGAACGTTTGAAGCTGTCTTCGGACGAGTTCAGCGCGTGGGTCAAACTCGTCAAGCTGGGGATCACTCATTGACGACTGCTTCCTCGACAATCTCGATTTCTTCGTCGGTCAGGCCGTACAAATCGTAGACGATTTGATTGATCAGGTCGTCTGTGCGCTGAATCTTCCCGTCGAGTTCCTCCGCTCGCTCGATGGCCTCTCGATACCGTTTGAGGTCGTCGGCCACGTCGTCGGGGTCAGGGAGAGTTATCGCCTCCAGCCGGTCGACCAGCGAGTTCGTCTTCGTGGTTGTCTCGCGGAATCCGGCGAAACCACCGGCTTCCTTGACGGCGACCGGCACGAACGCCTCCACGAGGTCGGCCTTGATTTCGGAGAGGTCGGTCAGACGCATCGCAGGCATCGGCTCTGTTTCTGTGTAGCCCCACTGGTCGGTCTCGTATGCATCTTCATCGTCAGGCTTGTAGCGAGCCGTAGCGTGGATGATGACTGTGCTCTGGTCCTCGCGTTCGCACGTTACAGTCCCGATCCGAATGTTCCCGTACTCCTCCTTTGTGGCGGCCAGTTTCGTGTCGCCAACTCCCTCTGGAGGCTGGTAGATGCCGATGTCAGTGAGTGATGGTCCCTCCGAATATGGCTGTATATAGTCGAGGAGAGCAAGATTCAGGTCATCTCGCCGCTCGCTAAGATTTAGAGCTACACATGCTAAGTCGGAAAGGCGTTCTCCGGGACTCATCTCCTTGTCTTTGATTACGTTCTCGAATGT from Haloarcula pelagica carries:
- the hisA gene encoding 1-(5-phosphoribosyl)-5-[(5-phosphoribosylamino)methylideneamino]imidazole-4-carboxamide isomerase, translated to MFPEFEVVPAVDMQDGQVVQLVGGERGTEKTYGDPVEAARRWIDAGAGTLHLVDLDGAFEGERKNAAAIDAVLDAVDDDVGVQLGGGIRTVDDAVSLLDRGVDRVILGTAAVETPEIVAEISESHPGSVLVSLDAKDGEVVVSGWTEGTGLDPAEAAQRYADRGAAGILFTDVDVEGQLAGVRTDPVERLVEAVDIPVIASGGVATVDDVVALRDAGAAAVVVGSALYEGAFTLAEATDAVDGS
- a CDS encoding MFS transporter; the protein is MNETANVHGAETERDTRRWWTLAVFAYVALEGAGLQMRGAVIPELRTTFGAPDWQLGLVAPAGTLGYLLVVMLVGAVASHFDTRRLLLVGFVGTGVGIFFMGVAPSFLLFLSALAGRGLFTGVGRGTDRPLLSHLYPAQRGRLFSYYDMMWAVGATLGPALVAAAVWLGDWRLAYFTLGLAFVPLVGLVWYLPTPTVDGGDDTLDMAELRRIGRQPEVLATAVTLFLSAGVEGGLFTWLTTFADGRLSGPLATASLSIMLAAYIPGRLASGRLSERFGYARLGLVQAALLVPAFLYTFFFAEGLALLAGFFLIGLVLSGLYPTMLAYGTEAVPEHSAPVNAIAAVTSAAGIAAVPAAMGFLIGDAGILQAMRLLWVPIAVLLAVTLATWLVIGRVTE
- a CDS encoding TrmB family transcriptional regulator sugar-binding domain-containing protein — protein: MSGDALRDHLATFGLSEKEIEAYLAVLKAGTATTGEVSRAADVSQGYVYDIAAALADRGLVTIDETQSPTVLRARPPEDAIGALSTRVEELGETIDDLYEQPADGGPPVEVVHSRATVRKRARSALDVADHEALLVVPAPEIEHLRTALADAQERGVFVYLLAVAPLSADALDEEWGRIADVARTWDATAPVHVIADETRGLMGAHGVLSGRHGEEYALAFTQREIGSGFFGNVVANFWPMGEDRHVTEPDPLPATYDHLRTAATNAALHRAAGRDLLADVTVTGLDSSERTYERVPVVEVRQGLVGDPTNDFPMENSLVFETPDGRVSAGNTQGGIRPFYEGYGATAVTLYSG
- a CDS encoding HalOD1 output domain-containing protein, with amino-acid sequence MQGSTVAALLVTERAAERERFVDFFATDREILPSVAGSAEAALSSLDATDIDCVVSEAPRAERALSVLTAARTVRATVATVLLTSDVPNSRSDGVADIVLRRTAAKTDLPRLGEAIRTVTGVAEIDRSGGNDWRFLGRFDWAESPDVGTAIVTALAGAIGRDALEIDPLYDSVDPGALAQLVGSDDSGPVVVQFPLAEYVVSASAAGPVWYRPEVA
- a CDS encoding inorganic phosphate transporter, whose product is MVEVLFALGLVVAVFVGFNIGGSSTGVAFGPAVGSNTLTKLSAAALMTVFALAGGLLVGPAVVQSLGSDLVGTQFSPLISIVVLFFIGTALFLSNVAGVPASTSMTAVGAIAGLGLAQNTLNAGLMLEIVSWWLVSPIIAFWVSGVIGRYFYPTLVEWFAVSQSEGALVERDDSGFPWVRLGENTTPREFVGTVVVIGIGCYMGFSAGASNVANAVAPLVGNGSLDLYPAILLGGGAIGLGAFTIARRTMDTVGNDLTDLPLVAAIVVAAVASTIVTFLSALGIPASFVIIATMSIVGLGWGRATRTTRLSDTVQGEAPDVSVGALTADAEDAPTVGGQKGTPEPKDTEPIGEESGEDLPKASDLFEPATTARVIFLQNIVPSIATVAAYLVFRFLPVA